One Rhizobium leguminosarum genomic region harbors:
- a CDS encoding UPF0149 family protein, protein MTTIGVVFVRHGTRIKLISILPAYRQTVDKGSMHQRFIGPKFINPYQWIPLFAGEGAMALPMETTEHQAVQTIVAEYNRISATLGERPEEYRPRFSHITYSHDSFDWHTGFLLGTEFAPRLWSPVIRGHAVTGDIIAPIRALCDAKKITPPAEIIQIAGAVIKIRDYFMPRRSRQKF, encoded by the coding sequence ATGACGACGATCGGCGTTGTGTTTGTACGGCATGGCACTCGGATCAAACTGATTTCGATCCTGCCTGCCTATCGCCAAACCGTTGACAAAGGATCCATGCACCAACGCTTCATCGGGCCGAAGTTCATCAACCCCTATCAATGGATTCCCCTGTTCGCCGGCGAGGGCGCCATGGCCTTGCCGATGGAAACCACAGAGCACCAGGCCGTGCAAACGATCGTCGCCGAATATAACCGCATATCGGCCACGCTTGGGGAAAGGCCGGAAGAATATCGGCCACGCTTCAGTCACATCACCTATTCCCACGACAGCTTCGATTGGCACACCGGCTTCCTCCTCGGAACGGAATTCGCCCCCAGGCTATGGAGCCCGGTCATCCGTGGCCATGCTGTGACCGGTGATATCATCGCTCCTATTCGCGCCCTCTGCGACGCCAAAAAGATAACCCCGCCGGCGGAGATCATCCAGATTGCTGGTGCCGTCATTAAAATTCGCGACTACTTCATGCCGCGGCGCTCAAGGCAGAAGTTCTAA
- a CDS encoding carbonic anhydrase: MCLACNSTRLNRRSFITLAGLAGIAAMAGSFAMTTRALASDAAPAVSPEEALAKLQEGNGKFVADAEACAADFGKRRQDVAKGQAPWAIVLTCSDSRVVPELIFGGVTLGELFVARNAGNVVDTDVLGTIEYGTEHLHAPLIVVMGHKRCGAVSAACDVVAHGTKLDGSIGKMIQPILAVALAETDRGEAFIDKTVHANALNGAERILAESPIVARLVDEGKVKIVSAYYDLDTGVVEFMHKA; this comes from the coding sequence ATGTGCCTTGCATGCAATTCCACCCGCCTCAACCGCCGCTCCTTCATCACGCTTGCCGGTCTCGCCGGCATTGCGGCAATGGCCGGCAGCTTTGCGATGACAACGAGGGCGTTGGCGTCGGACGCCGCCCCTGCCGTTTCGCCCGAAGAAGCGTTGGCAAAACTTCAGGAAGGCAACGGGAAATTCGTTGCCGATGCCGAAGCCTGCGCGGCGGATTTCGGCAAGCGTAGGCAGGATGTCGCAAAAGGTCAGGCGCCTTGGGCAATCGTGCTCACCTGTTCCGACAGTCGCGTCGTGCCGGAACTAATCTTCGGCGGCGTGACGCTCGGTGAATTGTTCGTGGCACGCAATGCCGGCAACGTGGTCGACACCGATGTGCTTGGCACAATTGAATATGGCACAGAACACTTGCACGCGCCGCTGATCGTGGTCATGGGGCACAAGCGTTGCGGTGCGGTTTCCGCTGCCTGCGACGTGGTTGCCCACGGCACAAAACTCGACGGTTCGATCGGCAAAATGATCCAGCCGATCCTGGCGGTGGCGCTTGCAGAAACTGACCGAGGCGAGGCGTTCATCGACAAGACCGTGCACGCCAACGCATTGAATGGTGCAGAGCGCATCCTGGCGGAAAGCCCGATCGTCGCGCGTCTCGTGGATGAGGGCAAGGTCAAGATCGTCTCCGCCTATTACGATCTCGATACGGGCGTCGTCGAATTCATGCACAAGGCCTGA
- a CDS encoding transposase, protein MTDHNDNRVGPGDAVPHILRQWLSPFRFWFTAPSWDHLLVLVMGAILSPGKRTVTACLRITGRAEASNFAVYHQLLNRARWNPRTLASRLLSIVVASLVPDGPIVIGMDDTIERRWGPRIAARGIYRDPVRSSHGHFVKASGLRWLSFMILAPVPWAKCIKALPVLTLLCPSERYDQKKGQKHKLLTDWARQGLLQLCRWVPGRDLIFVGDSSFAVHALAAALPDRATLITRLRLDASLFAPPDQRHEHTLGRPAQKGMPLPKLRSVLNNPRTSWQRVIASIWYGRQTDKCLDITSGTGLWYRRGTPPRPIRWVLVRDPKGRREPQAFMSTNTDLDPTKIIAFFVRRWQIEVTFGETRAHLGVETQRQWNDNAIMRTTPSLLALYSLVTLWAGDLLGQNTQPYAAAWYKKTEFTFSDAIGAVRLVLWSDDLYRHCPSNPDMHKIPPSRLFRMAEALCFAA, encoded by the coding sequence ATGACCGATCACAATGACAATCGCGTCGGACCGGGAGATGCCGTTCCGCACATCCTTCGCCAATGGCTGTCGCCGTTTCGTTTCTGGTTCACTGCACCCAGTTGGGACCATTTGCTGGTTCTGGTGATGGGAGCGATCTTGTCTCCGGGCAAGCGTACGGTGACTGCCTGTTTGCGGATCACCGGTCGCGCCGAGGCGAGCAACTTTGCCGTCTACCATCAGCTTCTCAATCGCGCGCGCTGGAACCCGCGCACGCTGGCTTCGCGGCTGTTGTCGATTGTTGTCGCCAGCCTCGTGCCCGATGGTCCCATTGTGATCGGCATGGACGACACCATCGAACGCCGATGGGGCCCGCGCATTGCCGCCCGTGGCATCTATCGCGATCCGGTGCGCTCCAGTCACGGACACTTCGTCAAGGCCAGCGGCTTGCGCTGGTTGAGCTTCATGATCCTGGCCCCGGTCCCATGGGCAAAGTGTATCAAGGCCTTGCCGGTGCTGACGTTATTGTGCCCCTCGGAGCGATACGACCAGAAGAAAGGACAAAAGCATAAACTGCTGACAGACTGGGCGCGACAGGGCCTGTTGCAGCTCTGCCGCTGGGTGCCTGGACGCGATCTGATCTTTGTCGGCGACAGCAGTTTTGCTGTTCACGCATTGGCGGCGGCACTGCCCGACCGGGCCACTCTCATCACACGCCTGCGCCTTGATGCCAGTCTCTTTGCTCCGCCAGATCAGCGACACGAACACACTCTTGGGCGGCCTGCACAAAAAGGCATGCCATTGCCCAAACTCAGGTCGGTGCTTAACAACCCCAGGACCTCCTGGCAGCGCGTCATCGCGTCAATCTGGTATGGCCGACAAACCGATAAATGCCTCGATATCACGTCAGGTACTGGCTTGTGGTATCGACGGGGAACGCCGCCAAGGCCAATTCGCTGGGTGCTGGTTCGAGACCCGAAAGGCCGCCGGGAACCCCAGGCGTTTATGAGCACCAATACCGACCTTGACCCGACCAAGATCATCGCCTTCTTTGTTCGACGCTGGCAAATTGAAGTGACGTTCGGCGAGACACGCGCTCATCTTGGGGTGGAGACCCAACGCCAGTGGAATGATAACGCCATCATGCGCACGACGCCTTCGCTCCTGGCGCTCTATAGTCTCGTGACACTGTGGGCCGGTGATCTCCTCGGCCAAAACACGCAGCCCTATGCAGCCGCATGGTACAAGAAAACAGAATTCACATTCTCAGACGCGATCGGCGCAGTGCGCCTCGTTCTGTGGAGCGATGATCTTTATCGACACTGCCCGTCAAACCCGGACATGCATAAAATACCTCCCAGCCGTCTGTTCCGAATGGCCGAGGCCCTTTGCTTCGCCGCATAA
- a CDS encoding helix-turn-helix domain-containing protein, whose translation MTSGLPLRDDFDGLALRALAKGTKDAAQARRLLALAEIYDGHSRSDAARIGGVTLQIVRDWVIRFNARGPSGLINGKAPGNQGKLSDVHRQALAKIVESGPIPAVHGVVRWRRKDLVQWLFQEYRISVDETTIGRELKALGFAKLSARPRHYAQNEGDLESFKKTSPPHWQQSKAGSRRTSRLSSGGPTKLG comes from the coding sequence ATGACATCAGGACTTCCACTGCGCGATGACTTCGACGGCTTGGCTCTTCGGGCGTTGGCCAAAGGCACGAAGGATGCGGCACAGGCTCGGCGGCTTCTTGCCCTTGCCGAAATCTATGATGGCCATTCCCGCAGCGATGCGGCCAGGATCGGAGGCGTGACCCTGCAAATTGTCCGCGACTGGGTTATTCGCTTCAATGCGCGTGGCCCGTCAGGGCTCATCAATGGCAAAGCACCCGGCAATCAAGGAAAGCTTTCCGACGTGCATCGCCAGGCTTTGGCAAAGATCGTCGAAAGTGGCCCGATACCGGCGGTGCATGGCGTTGTGCGCTGGCGGCGCAAGGATCTTGTTCAATGGCTGTTCCAAGAATATCGGATATCCGTCGATGAAACGACCATTGGCCGCGAATTGAAGGCGCTCGGCTTTGCAAAGCTGTCTGCCCGCCCGCGCCATTACGCCCAGAACGAAGGCGACCTGGAGAGTTTTAAAAAAACTTCCCCGCCACACTGGCAGCAATCAAAGGCAGGCTCCCGAAGAACGTCGAGATTGAGCTCTGGTGGGCCGACGAAGCTCGGATAG